In the genome of Spirochaetia bacterium, one region contains:
- a CDS encoding ABC transporter permease encodes MRSLFFKEFLSSLLRKRPNRTQMGRDARKSFKRRKEFSFSKVMLVISLLFLLLPLVLIIVYSFNKDKGAQFTGFSLQWYKELFFDSPALWKAVLNSIIIALSSAAVSTVLATLAAVGVSRYRFAGRRFIQTVSYLPMVMPEVIIGVSTVLFFAKIGLQLGLFTIFLAHVTFCLPFVFLTIMTRLDEFDVSVIEAAKDLGADERTTLLKIVIPIIMPGILSGYLMAVTLSMEDFVITFFVSGPGSTTLPLYIYSLIRFGITPAVNALALFILLSICLVVFTLRKFLKTLASSR; translated from the coding sequence ATGAGATCTTTGTTTTTCAAGGAATTCCTTTCTTCTTTGTTACGGAAAAGACCCAATAGGACGCAGATGGGGCGGGATGCACGCAAAAGTTTCAAGCGACGGAAAGAATTTTCTTTTTCAAAGGTAATGTTGGTGATAAGTCTCCTGTTTCTGCTGTTGCCTCTTGTTCTGATCATTGTTTATTCCTTTAACAAAGATAAGGGGGCACAATTTACTGGTTTTTCCCTGCAATGGTATAAGGAACTTTTCTTTGATTCCCCAGCTCTGTGGAAGGCCGTGTTGAACAGCATTATCATTGCTTTGTCTTCTGCTGCAGTTTCTACGGTACTTGCTACGCTTGCTGCCGTAGGAGTAAGCCGGTACCGTTTTGCTGGCAGACGTTTTATCCAGACTGTTTCCTACCTTCCTATGGTAATGCCAGAAGTCATCATCGGTGTTTCTACAGTCCTGTTTTTTGCCAAGATAGGCCTGCAGTTGGGACTGTTTACCATTTTCCTTGCCCATGTGACTTTTTGTCTTCCGTTTGTGTTCCTGACAATCATGACCAGATTGGATGAGTTTGACGTTTCCGTCATTGAAGCTGCAAAAGATCTTGGTGCTGATGAAAGGACGACATTGCTGAAGATTGTCATACCCATCATCATGCCTGGCATTCTCAGTGGTTACTTGATGGCAGTTACCCTTAGCATGGAAGATTTTGTCATTACGTTTTTTGTCAGTGGACCTGGGTCGACGACTCTTCCCCTTTATATCTATTCCTTGATTCGTTTCGGCATTACTCCTGCAGTCAATGCCTTGGCCCTGTTTATTCTTCTGTCAATCTGCCTGGTTGTCTTCACGTTGAGGAAATTTCTGAAGACGCTGGCATCCTCGAGGTAA
- a CDS encoding ABC transporter permease, with the protein MKLQESHGRKKNLGGAYAYPMGAWLLIFFLAPMAVIICYSFLQKALYGGVEPIFSLQAYARLFDKAYGLIALRTFLLSVLITVIVMILAIPTAYAIVKSRHQTLLLALVLIPFLTNSLLRIFAWMSLLGSDGIIVYLLSLLGVPSDHLSLLYNSFAVVLVSVYMFLPYAILPVFASIDRFDFALLEAARDLGASRATATRKVLFPSIKGGIETSVVFTFISAFGNYTVPLLVGGKDSYLLGNLIADQVTKTRNWPLAAAFSLLIALISTVGVLYLLKDDGKEGKR; encoded by the coding sequence ATGAAATTACAGGAGTCCCATGGGCGTAAAAAAAATCTCGGTGGTGCCTATGCTTATCCGATGGGAGCCTGGCTTTTGATATTTTTCCTTGCTCCCATGGCTGTGATCATCTGCTACAGTTTCCTGCAGAAGGCTCTTTACGGTGGGGTTGAACCAATTTTTTCCCTTCAGGCCTATGCCCGGTTATTTGACAAAGCCTATGGGCTTATTGCTTTGAGAACTTTTTTGCTGTCGGTCTTGATTACGGTCATCGTGATGATACTTGCAATCCCAACAGCATATGCCATTGTCAAAAGCCGGCATCAGACTTTGTTGCTTGCCCTGGTATTGATTCCGTTCTTGACGAATTCCTTGCTTCGTATCTTTGCATGGATGTCCCTTCTTGGCAGTGACGGTATCATCGTCTATCTGCTTTCCTTGCTGGGAGTTCCAAGTGACCATCTGAGTTTGCTATATAACAGTTTTGCCGTTGTCCTTGTATCTGTCTATATGTTCCTTCCCTATGCGATTCTCCCTGTGTTTGCATCGATTGACCGTTTTGACTTTGCCCTGTTGGAAGCTGCCAGGGACTTGGGTGCCTCCCGTGCAACTGCGACACGAAAAGTGCTTTTCCCTTCAATAAAAGGAGGAATAGAAACTTCTGTAGTCTTTACGTTCATTTCGGCATTCGGCAACTATACGGTCCCGCTTTTGGTCGGTGGCAAGGATTCTTATCTGCTTGGCAATCTGATTGCTGACCAGGTCACAAAGACAAGGAACTGGCCGCTTGCGGCAGCTTTCTCCTTGCTTATTGCTTTGATCTCAACTGTCGGTGTGCTTTATCTGCTGAAAGATGATGGAAAGGAAGGAAAAAGATGA
- a CDS encoding ABC transporter ATP-binding protein → MKGSAVVIDHVSKRFGGFCALDDVSITIKSGEFFSLLGPSGCGKTTLLRILAGFEFPDDGTVLFDGEDVLPLPPEKRRSNTVFQSYALFPHMTVYENIAFPLRLKKVPEKQIREKVIKYLRLVQLEGQERKMPDQISGGQRQRVAIARALIGEPSVLLLDEPLSALDAKLRSNLLVDLDTIHDKIGITFIYVTHDQNEALSVSDRIAVMNKGKVLQIGTPFEIYECPATQFVARFIGETNSFVATVETCNKLPDVPDRPEEYACRLRIGNFKDPLLVTDYEMTAAGQKVCYTVRPEKIYISHEMPPFREGLNVFPGVVEEVVYSGFQSKFYVRLRNNQLVRVYKQHKVFLDDGPEIEWQDKVFVSWTDNDGYIVEDILK, encoded by the coding sequence ATGAAAGGCAGTGCAGTGGTCATTGACCATGTATCCAAGCGATTTGGTGGTTTTTGTGCTTTGGATGATGTGAGTATCACAATCAAAAGTGGGGAATTCTTTTCTCTTCTAGGACCTTCTGGATGTGGGAAGACGACGTTGTTGCGAATTCTTGCCGGTTTTGAGTTTCCTGACGATGGAACCGTGCTTTTTGACGGTGAGGATGTCTTGCCGTTGCCTCCGGAAAAACGTCGTTCAAATACTGTGTTCCAAAGTTATGCTCTCTTTCCTCATATGACTGTCTATGAAAACATTGCTTTTCCTTTGAGACTGAAAAAAGTCCCTGAGAAGCAAATCAGAGAGAAAGTCATCAAGTACCTACGGTTGGTTCAACTTGAAGGGCAGGAAAGAAAGATGCCGGATCAGATTTCCGGTGGGCAACGCCAAAGGGTTGCCATAGCCCGGGCCTTGATCGGGGAACCGAGCGTATTGCTTCTTGATGAACCTCTTTCTGCCTTGGATGCAAAACTGCGATCTAACCTTCTGGTTGATTTGGATACCATCCATGATAAGATAGGCATTACTTTCATCTATGTGACCCATGACCAGAACGAAGCACTTTCTGTTTCTGACCGTATTGCAGTCATGAACAAAGGCAAAGTACTGCAGATCGGCACTCCCTTTGAAATCTATGAGTGTCCTGCAACACAGTTCGTTGCACGTTTCATCGGAGAAACCAACAGTTTTGTGGCGACAGTCGAGACCTGTAACAAGCTCCCTGATGTCCCTGATCGTCCTGAAGAGTATGCCTGTAGGCTTCGGATCGGTAATTTCAAGGATCCGCTTCTGGTAACTGACTATGAAATGACAGCAGCAGGGCAAAAAGTCTGCTATACTGTCAGACCGGAAAAAATCTATATTTCCCATGAAATGCCTCCTTTTAGGGAAGGGCTCAATGTTTTTCCTGGAGTCGTAGAAGAAGTCGTGTATTCTGGCTTCCAATCCAAGTTCTATGTCCGTTTGAGAAACAATCAATTGGTCAGGGTATATAAGCAGCATAAGGTGTTCCTTGATGATGGACCCGAGATTGAGTGGCAGGATAAGGTTTTCGTTTCCTGGACAGACAATGACGGCTATATAGTGGAGGATATCCTCAAATGA
- a CDS encoding glycerate kinase has translation MKNFILIPDSFKGTMSSMEICTIMEKAIKATYPDAHTISLPVADGGEGSVDSFLQALGGEKITLKATGPYREPVEGFYGILPGNVAVIEMAATAGLPLVQDQLDPSLTTTYGVGELMIDAAKRGCKTIIIGLGGSATNDGGCGAAAACGVRFLDSKGNEFVPTGSTLDKVASIDKSKRSSLLEGIQIKTMCDIDNPYYGKTGAAYIFGPQKGADEKMVESLDAKMQALCKVMERDCNVNVQTIPGSGAAGGMGGGMIAFFDSKLQMGIETVLDTVEFDKKLESADAVFTGEGKIDGQSLRGKVVIGIARRAKKKHVPVFAIVGDIGDDVAPAYDMGVTGIYSINRVAKDFNKVKGRAKDDMYLTMDNLMRTFKRLGL, from the coding sequence ATGAAAAATTTCATCTTGATTCCCGATTCATTCAAAGGGACCATGAGTTCCATGGAAATCTGTACCATCATGGAAAAAGCCATCAAAGCAACCTACCCGGATGCCCATACAATAAGCCTACCCGTAGCAGACGGAGGAGAAGGAAGCGTTGATTCGTTCCTCCAAGCCTTAGGTGGAGAAAAAATCACGCTTAAGGCTACTGGGCCTTATAGAGAGCCTGTAGAAGGTTTCTATGGGATTCTTCCCGGTAACGTTGCTGTCATTGAAATGGCAGCAACCGCAGGGCTTCCACTTGTCCAAGATCAACTTGACCCCAGCCTTACAACTACCTATGGAGTTGGAGAACTGATGATTGATGCAGCAAAAAGGGGTTGCAAGACTATCATCATAGGACTTGGCGGTTCTGCAACAAATGATGGCGGCTGTGGCGCAGCAGCAGCTTGTGGTGTGCGTTTCCTTGACAGCAAAGGCAATGAATTCGTCCCTACGGGAAGTACATTGGATAAAGTTGCCAGCATAGATAAAAGCAAAAGAAGCTCACTTCTTGAGGGCATCCAGATCAAGACAATGTGTGACATTGACAATCCATACTATGGCAAGACAGGAGCCGCCTATATATTCGGTCCCCAGAAAGGAGCTGATGAGAAAATGGTTGAATCCCTCGATGCCAAGATGCAGGCATTGTGCAAAGTAATGGAAAGGGATTGCAACGTAAACGTCCAAACCATACCTGGCAGCGGTGCCGCAGGAGGCATGGGTGGCGGTATGATAGCTTTCTTCGATTCAAAGCTGCAAATGGGTATCGAAACAGTCCTTGATACCGTAGAATTTGACAAAAAGCTTGAAAGTGCCGATGCGGTCTTCACAGGGGAAGGCAAAATAGATGGGCAAAGCCTGAGAGGCAAGGTAGTCATAGGCATTGCACGCCGGGCAAAGAAAAAACACGTACCGGTATTTGCCATTGTCGGTGATATCGGCGATGACGTGGCACCGGCCTACGATATGGGAGTAACCGGAATCTATTCAATCAACCGTGTAGCCAAAGATTTCAACAAAGTCAAGGGAAGGGCAAAGGACGACATGTACCTGACCATGGATAATCTCATGAGAACATTCAAGAGATTGGGTCTGTAA
- a CDS encoding DNA alkylation repair protein translates to MKKPELRKLLGNGDEKLALFNSRLQVSPVRPVLGIRTAELRKLAKQQAKVKGIAFVDNLLENTEGLYYEEVLLCYFAFATLAAKMQQEDVFHYLDRLLLLNDSWATNDSLASSLKCISKASDKYWEYLKIKLQSKNPWDQRFAIICFMDYYLDDTHTATVLEQLSKCRSNEYYVNMALAWAFATALAKQRELTAKYFFTQDALTPEVWAMSASKAIESFRISNADKQRLKTLRHEKQKYGNCLQQSFKGSKGKCKT, encoded by the coding sequence GTGAAGAAGCCTGAGCTGAGAAAATTGCTTGGAAACGGAGATGAAAAACTTGCACTTTTCAACAGCAGGCTGCAAGTCAGTCCGGTTCGTCCTGTCCTAGGCATACGGACTGCCGAGCTGCGGAAATTGGCAAAACAGCAGGCTAAAGTGAAAGGCATTGCGTTTGTAGATAACCTGTTGGAAAATACGGAAGGCCTATACTATGAAGAAGTACTGCTCTGTTACTTTGCTTTTGCCACTCTTGCTGCAAAAATGCAGCAAGAAGATGTTTTCCATTACCTTGACCGATTGTTACTCCTGAATGACAGCTGGGCAACCAACGACAGCCTTGCCAGTTCACTCAAATGTATCTCAAAAGCTTCTGATAAGTACTGGGAATACCTGAAAATAAAATTGCAAAGCAAAAATCCATGGGACCAGCGTTTTGCCATCATATGTTTCATGGATTACTATCTGGATGACACACATACAGCCACAGTCCTGGAACAGCTTTCAAAGTGTAGAAGTAATGAATATTACGTCAATATGGCTCTTGCATGGGCTTTTGCCACGGCACTTGCAAAACAACGGGAACTAACTGCAAAATACTTTTTCACCCAGGATGCACTTACACCGGAAGTCTGGGCCATGTCAGCATCAAAGGCCATTGAAAGCTTCAGGATTTCAAATGCTGACAAGCAGCGGTTAAAGACACTCCGCCATGAAAAACAAAAGTATGGAAACTGTCTTCAACAATCCTTTAAAGGCAGTAAAGGAAAGTGCAAGACTTAG
- the trxA gene encoding thioredoxin, which produces MIKHTTTASFQDDVINSKVPVLVDFWAAWCGPCRMQGSILEKFDAKEDNSKFTICKVNVDEEGHLAQQFSVMSIPTLLVFKDGKVVQQAVGVRQEDALKSMLGL; this is translated from the coding sequence ATGATCAAACATACGACAACCGCTAGTTTTCAGGATGACGTAATCAACTCAAAGGTACCTGTCCTCGTAGATTTCTGGGCAGCATGGTGTGGCCCATGCAGGATGCAGGGTTCAATACTTGAAAAATTTGATGCAAAGGAAGACAACTCAAAATTTACCATCTGCAAAGTAAACGTAGATGAAGAGGGACACCTTGCACAGCAGTTCAGTGTCATGTCCATCCCGACCCTCCTGGTCTTCAAGGACGGCAAGGTAGTACAGCAAGCTGTAGGTGTACGCCAGGAAGACGCACTTAAGAGCATGCTCGGACTCTGA
- a CDS encoding Crp/Fnr family transcriptional regulator — translation MNQELDTMLPFYKVLRTSDQLALDSLPIKMYEEGNLLPRCSGVLCVFSGRLRVYIINENGKEMTLYRLFDNDICVLSGSCGLKNISFEVLVKAEAPTKLLTIPTVLYHRLENQYPEVTAFTGSMMAARLSDVMWTLEQVAFSSMDRRVASYLIEQRAILQSDELPITHDAIAKDIGTAREVISRMLKYFQNEGWITQGRGKIVLVNPSALLALSEH, via the coding sequence ATGAACCAAGAATTAGATACTATGTTACCTTTTTATAAGGTATTGCGTACTTCAGACCAACTGGCACTTGATTCCCTTCCGATCAAAATGTATGAAGAAGGAAATCTCCTGCCGCGTTGCAGTGGTGTCCTATGTGTTTTTTCCGGCCGTCTACGGGTATATATCATAAACGAGAATGGCAAGGAAATGACTTTGTACCGGTTGTTTGACAATGATATATGCGTACTCTCAGGTTCTTGTGGACTGAAGAATATTTCCTTTGAAGTTCTGGTCAAGGCAGAAGCCCCTACCAAACTCCTGACTATTCCGACTGTACTCTATCATCGTTTGGAAAACCAATACCCTGAAGTAACGGCTTTTACCGGTTCCATGATGGCTGCCAGATTATCTGATGTCATGTGGACTCTTGAACAGGTCGCCTTCAGCAGTATGGATAGACGTGTTGCATCTTATCTGATAGAGCAACGGGCTATCCTGCAGTCTGATGAGCTTCCTATTACCCATGATGCCATTGCAAAAGATATCGGAACTGCCCGGGAAGTAATATCGAGAATGCTCAAATATTTCCAGAATGAGGGATGGATTACTCAGGGCAGAGGTAAGATAGTACTGGTAAACCCATCAGCCCTGCTGGCTTTGTCCGAACACTAA